A window of Carassius carassius chromosome 48, fCarCar2.1, whole genome shotgun sequence genomic DNA:
GTCAAATATCACTTAACAATACACAAAGTAAAATGCCAATGACCTTGTTTCATTCTCTTCTTTAGTGAGATATTTCATATACAACAGAGTTCCACagagacaaaacaaacaaaacggaAAGCATTTGAGACAGTTTTGGTATCAGCATGAAAGATGTTTGGATCTGAAATGTGACCATGTGTTGGTATGTAAGTCATGCATCAGCAGAAGACCATTTTCTGGACTAATTTCTTGTGTCTGCAAAAGTTTTAACATTCATTAGTTAAAGTAAAAAGTACCCCAGTGGtctaaaaaaaggaaagaaacccATTCAAAAGGAAAAGACAGGAAATGCAGAGCCATGTAGACCAGGCTCGGGATTGAGACAGCACCATCTTCAGGCTGCATCTCCATGGATCTTTCTTATACATCCTTTaagggccctgtcccaaatggcacattTCATTTGCACTTATGGTGTTGGGGACTTACAATCGCCGCCACATGCATGTGTGTCCATTAAGTCCACGAGACAGTAGTATGTCCCATTCATCGTTTTAGCTTTCAGAAGGGTGCAACTCCCCCTATGTTCCCTTCAATGCACACTTTTGCTGAGTTCGCACTGGGACGAGCTCCGCAGCAGACTTCTACCAAACAGTCAAAGTAGCATTACATCACAAAAGTGTGGACTCAAAGGGAGCCGTGACGGTTTACGATgtgatttgggacagggccaagaTCTCTCCCACTTCTGGTATAATGGGAGAATGTGTCACAGTTCTGAACatgtattttgttcattttcttcagCTGGGCAGTAGGCAGAGCTCCAGCCAATCCCAGTGTTTCCACAGTGTGACCAGGAAGAGCGCGAGGGCGAGGGTGGCGCCGACCCGGCTGCGTGTCTTCATCAGGGGCGTGATAAAGTTGGCTATGGTGGAGACAAACACCAGCAGTACTGCCATCAGGGCCAGGATGACGTTGATGAGTTTTCCCAGCAGGGCTCGGGCATTAGCGTTCTCCACTCCCTCCAGCTGCACcacctgctgctgttgctgctgcagcTCCAGTTTGGTAATGCGGGTGAGGCAGGACTCCACTGCTTCCTgcaggcaaacacacacacacacacacacttgtttcgTAACACTCAGAAGTGCCCAAAGTCATTATAATTCAGAGTTTTTACCAGGGGTGTCCAATTCTGCTCTTGGAGAGCCGACATCTTGCAGAGACTAGCTCCAGCATGCACCAAAACACCTGCATGGAAGTTCTATCACAGGCTTACAGACTAGGCGCTCCAGGGGTTTTTAATCAGTGTTGAAGCTctacaggacagtggccctctagAAGCAGGATTGGACACTCCTGCTCTTTAAGGTTGGGAGCACGGCACATTTGCGCACTCTTTGTGATTGTTGGTCACCTGGATGTCTCGCGCACTCTCGTACGACTGGTACGCCACCTTCTCCTCCATGCTGGCCAGCTCCTGCTTCAGATTGCTCATCTCGTTCTGATGAAGCTCCGTCAAGTCATTGAGTTGCTCTTCCAGACGCTCATATCTGGAGGAGAGAGGGAAGAACACACCTGAAGATCTGGCTCTGGAAAGCGTTGGATCTGCTCTAGGTGCTGCGGTCTTACCTGTATCGCTCCTCCTGCAAGCACTGGGTCATGTAGCTGTAGTCGCTTTGCAGCTGAGCTTTCATGTCCTCGATGGCATCCTCCATGTGCACCTGACTGACTTTGATCTCCTGGAGGCCTTCCAGCAGGGCATCCCAAGAGGAGGACGAGGATTGgtggtgatgatggtggtggtgatgtcCGTCCAGTCGCGGGCTGCCTATTGTCGCTCCCGCCCCACCGGAGTTGCTTCCAACCGGCGACCCAGAAGTTGCGCTGGAGCACTCGTCGTCGCTGCCGTATTTGGGGCTGGAGACCAGCGTGGCGCTGCCACTCAGAGCTCTGGGCGTCTCCTCCGTGTGCACATCCTCCAGAGTGTCCTTCATGTGGGCGATGTTGTCGGCGCTGCCAAACTTGTTGCGGATGAGACTAGCGAACTCTCGGGGTTTCGAGACGACGGCGGTGTGCGTGAGAGCTGAGACTCCGCCCTTGACTCCTTCCACCACGCCCCCTCCGAAACCACTGATTCCCGCTCGCATATTGGCACGTACGTCCTTCAGCCCCTGCTGCATGTCCCTGAAGACATCTTTGGGTTGCCGCGCAGGACCATTCTGCAGAACAGGGATTAGACGTCACTACTTTGGAAAATGCAGTTGGAAAGAGCACTCATGCTTGTGAACCTACCTGCTCGATCTCTTTGAGCTTCTTGTGGTAGTGCTCAAGCTTCTTGTACAAGTGTGCAATAGTCTGTGCAGACTTCTGGTTCTTCTTCTCAAACACGTGTTTGATGCGCGACGCCTGCTGTTTGTCCGCATTATTGGCCAGTTTAAGGTACTCAGCCACATTATCATCACGAGCTTCCTGTTCCACGCGGATCTGTTCGGTGATCTTCAGGATCTTCTGCTGCAGGTGTTCCAGCGCCACTCGTGTTCTCTGGACCTCGCCGCCTGCCCCGTCTGACCCCGCCTCCATGCTGATGTTCCCGTCTGACCCCCCATGGCTCACGGAGGGCGGTAGACTGAGAGTGGACACTTCGCTTTTATCCAGCTGCATGTAGAAAATGAAAACATGAGCACATAAAGCTTAGTAGCGCGGTCATCCTAACTGAAACATGAGACATGCACATAAACATCTGATATGAAACCACATGCTAATTTTAACACCTCTGTCATGTGCAGCGGATGCACGAGTGAGTGGTCACATCTGTTTACAAACTGAACAGAATCTCACACACTCGGAGTGAGATAAACACAGCGTGACCCACTTTCATTCTGAAAAATATCTCTACGCACACATCAcactaaaaaaagaaatgaaatctGCAGAAACATCTAAAGTACCCATATTTCAGTGTATTGAAACATTAACTATGCATTTGGAATGAATCGTTCATAAAATGCAATGTCGCAATTCACTCCCAAAACATGCTGGATGAATGCATGTCATGCATACACAAAAGAGCAGCAAATCTCAACCTGCAATACCTCATCTGTAAACAAATCAACATGCATGAAAAGATGCATGGCCCGCTACCGTTACAGAGCCCTGACGCATATGTGTTCAGTCGCACTGACACAGCAGGGTTTCACAAGGGGTTACTTGCAGGCCATGCATCTTCACATGCATGCAACAGAGACACAACAGCACACTAGAATGCGTGTTTCTCTGAGATAAGGTTTCTTGTAGTCATACACACGCAGGGACTCCTCTAAAGGTTAGTGAGATCTTTTAACGCATGTGAATCTGAGGCATGTTACCTACCTAGAGCATGCGCATGAGTGCGATATACAGGCCTCTGAGGGATGCATGTAGAAAGTAGGTTGAtgtacagaaaacacacacacacacgcatgcatgcatgtgaaTCAGGGATGTGTCAAATCACAGTGGGCGAGTTAAACACATGAGAACAAGTCTGCAGCTGACTTGTGACATGCAGAACAGCACGTGAGGGAGAGACAGACGGGTgatgatggacagatggatggatggatggtacaACACAGGAACAGAAGATTAATTTGCGATAAATTACCATGGTCTTCAGTCCAGGGTGTGCAGCTTGACTGCAGACATGTGTAAGAGGGCCATATccctcctgtctctctctctctctctgtctgtctgcgttCACCCCACCCCTCTCCTCTAGCTGTCTATCTCTCGCTCCATCCAGTCTGTCATGGTTCATGCTAGAGACAGTATCGGCTGCGGTTTCGTGTCTCTCATCTTTGTCTCTCCTGTGTTTCACGTTAGTTTCTTGTCTCTCCAGCCGTGTGTTTGTCTAAGTGTTTCGATGCGGCTGCGGAGCAGAGGGGGAGGGGAGTTCAGCGGAGCAtgcgtctcacacacacacacacacacattcacacactgcagcatttacatgtacatactgtgtgttaatgtgtgtgtgtgttttcattgtgTGTTCATGGGAGCACAATTGGGGAGTGTGTAGATGTGTATTTTCTCAGTGATAAACATATTTACGGagtatgtaaatgtgtgtgtggggtgggggcAGAAGGGGCAGATGGGAAACGCTGACGTTGGTCTCATAGCAACACACTTAACGCAGTGTGTGACGAGCATCTGAAGTGGTAAATAGGTAAATATCAGAGTAAATTACACAATAGGCATCTGTGGCATTCGGTTAATTACAACATAAAATAAGATTGATTCGCTCCCAGTGTGCTTCTGTACACTAATTGGAAACGGAAATGCACTTAATGcaaaaatataagtataaaatacgcaaaagtccacatgaaataaaaaaatgtattgaattaATTTGCATATTGAATGTGAACAATTATTTTTCTAAAGACAAAATTCGAATTCAGAACTTGCTCCGCCTCCTTTTTCAACCGACATTACTTAGGCAACTTTAGcgttaaaaatgtttactaataATTGAATTTCTATGAAGTCATTCAATGTTTCCTAAATCTAGCAAATAGTTAACATGGTAGTTTAGTGCCATCTAATAAATTGTGATACAGTAAAAATTAAcgtgtatttttaaatacaagtTATCTTAAGACCAATATAATTCACTTACCAATCCAGAGAAATGGACGATCAGTTAACTTTGTTAACGTTTCGATTCAAGATGAATGGCATGCTCAATTCCTTTTAGGTTTGATTTGGGTGCTCTTCGGTCCAAGGTAGAACATTTAAAAAGGCagtgtagagaaaagaaatctctgatagccgaggcactccttaattaaaatgtctttaatgaaaaaatgacatgtcctaaatggacaactttaaaatgcccACGCGTAGCGGCATGAGGCCTTCTTCAGGATCATGCCCTGAAGAAGGCCTCATGCCGCTACGCGTgggcattttaaagttgtccatttaTATACAAGtactaacataaaaaaaaaacattttattatttttcagaaaaactgTTTTGAGAGCATTCTATCAGTTACTGTAAGAACATTCCTAACTTATTTTTTGTTTAGAATCAACAGATTGAATATAGAGGAATATTATTTGTACAAATCAATCACACAGACCAGAGTTTCTGTTTATAGACGGCTTTACTACAAGAACAATTAAATGTCTATCTACAATACAATATTTatccataaaataaatacatcataTATTCTGAGCTCTTTAATAAAAACAGACATGTGCAAGCTACACTACTCAAAATAACAAGTGCAATTCTCCATCATTGGCGAAAAGTCTGAATATCTACAGGATATTTACAGACAAGCCGCAGAAATCTACAAGTAGACAAGAACGATCACAGAGCAAGAACAGATTCAGTGAATGTTTGCCGAAACTTAACACTCAATTAGCGAATGTAGAACGCTTAGTGTTCATATCTGtgattatgtttattttaaataaacgttATGTTACTTGTATTTCCTTAACTACAAGTAAAACTGAGAGTGTTTGTAAATATGCTGTAGATGCAGGGGCAGTGTTCACGGAACGCAAACAGAACAAATTCTTCGTTTAAACATTCATACACTAATTTCCGCACTAAATTTAACGCAACTTACAAAGAATCTGTAGAGATTTCATTCAGCTCGTGTTTTGCAAACGACGCCCAagtgtttgtaaataaatgtatgttgtaAAAACATAATTGCGGTTCCTTTACGAGAGTTGTGCGAGAACATCCAGGCAGCTTAGAAGGGATAGAATTCTAAATAATTttataactgtaaaaaaataaataaataaaaaacttttggcACCAAACGTTAGTTAAAGTAGCTACAAGTATTGTGCAATGAAGCAATACATTTGTATACATGCACACCGAAAAATCAGTGTTATAATCGGTCATGGAATTTTGTGGGGCCACTGAGAGACAAATCCTAGTggatttaaaaaagattttaacaCATTCTCTTAAACATCATTATGCATAAATGTTAAACGTTGACATGCAAACATATAAACAGGAAGAGGAATGACAGAGAAACAATTTCTCTGTCAAACAAAAACATGATGGAAGATGCTAAATAAGTTGTGGAACAGTCCACTGTGTGTGTTTCTTGATTCGGTCCATGGCCCCCGCACAGATCCAACAGTACATCAGTTCTCGTGTGTAAGTGTTCCTCCTATGAAGAGACGAGTCCTGACGAGACACACTAGCGttcctgactgtgtgtgtgtgtgtgtgtgtgtgtgtgtgttattgtccTGATTTGCGGGGTGTGGCCACCTGCCTCTTCTTCGCCTGATAGAAGTCTGTTTGGATAAGAGAGGAGAtaagaatgctttattattagtCAAACTCTTATTCACGTCTCAACGGCTCTCAAAgcatccaggtcatatttcactccTATTTTAAACTATTAACTATTACATttagaacattaaaattaaatatcacaTCATTCACATATTAATTACACACTTCTGTCTAAAttctgatgcaaaaaaaattataaataaatgatgcatTCATAAATGTTTAGTTGTAACTTTTCCCCCTCATTAATTCTTCAATTCAGCAGTAATTACAGATTATTGAATTTGTTGCTAAAactgaaaccataaaaaaatatatatatatatatatatatatattagatgaaaaaaatgaaaaaaaaatatctttgcgttgaagtcctaaaattagtaaaactaaagctgaaataatcttaaagataaaaatacttaaaataaaaaaagtaagttATTTAGCTAAATTCATTGCTTAGTAAATTAGTATCATAATCGGTGAAATGTACTTAATGACCAAAACTTgcgttaaaattaaaatgatataaaaaattacgctaatttaaaatgaacttaaaaaacattactattttaataatgtttagatatttcttaAAGTCTTAAAGGTTCTAAACATGATCTTTTATTCATGCTACATATCTACAGAAGTGCGAGATTCGTCCGTAAATGTGTCTCGGTTAGGCCCCGCCCACCTCACCTGTGATATTCGTCtgtttcctcttcagctctgtcctctTTTCTGGCGTTTTCTCCACATCCTGCGAGACGGTGCTGAATCTCTCCGGGGTTCCGAGGATGTTCTCTTTCCCGCGCGGTTGCACCTCCCGAGAGGCGCGGTACAAGACGGGCAGCTTTTCCTTGGACACGCCCTCCCACAGGAAGTCTCCGCCCTCCAGAGGTGTCTCCGAGAGGAAGTCGAAACTCCAGCGGCGGGATGCTTCCTCCAGGTCCTTCCTCAGAGCGTCGAGGTACTCCAGCTGGAGCTGCTCACGATCCACCGGACCGAAGAGGTTCCGCCGCGCCCGGCCGTTCCCCAGAGACCGCAGGATCCGTTTGTCCATCGCCATGAGCTGAAGATGCAGAAACACACGATTATAGTCCCTGGACAATATCAAAGTGCATTCAGTGTCTCAGTCTGAGAGTGGACATCAGCAGAAACGCAGTCCTGTCTGAGCgtctctgtgtgctgtatttaAAGGATGGAGTGAGTCATCCTCATGTCTGGGCAGATCTACAGAGACATGTGAGGACATGTTCCTCTGGTCAGTGTAGTGtctgaccagcagagggagccgcAGTACTGACCGCTGTCTATATAGTGCACTAGTTTCAGCTGATGCTACAACACTGGAGTCTCTAAATCATgcttacaaatattatataataaattataataaactattatagttttgtgaatgtaattgtttttttaattgtatttaatataatatatatatttaactagaACAAATTACTGACTGTTGTAATTGTAACTTGATTTAATTAGATCTGAGATAAAAATATCagatgaaaagtttaacatttaaaaacttttttgaac
This region includes:
- the LOC132131778 gene encoding transmembrane and coiled-coil domains protein 2-like isoform X1, which translates into the protein MNHDRLDGARDRQLEERGGVNADRQRERERQEGYGPLTHVCSQAAHPGLKTMLDKSEVSTLSLPPSVSHGGSDGNISMEAGSDGAGGEVQRTRVALEHLQQKILKITEQIRVEQEARDDNVAEYLKLANNADKQQASRIKHVFEKKNQKSAQTIAHLYKKLEHYHKKLKEIEQNGPARQPKDVFRDMQQGLKDVRANMRAGISGFGGGVVEGVKGGVSALTHTAVVSKPREFASLIRNKFGSADNIAHMKDTLEDVHTEETPRALSGSATLVSSPKYGSDDECSSATSGSPVGSNSGGAGATIGSPRLDGHHHHHHHHQSSSSSWDALLEGLQEIKVSQVHMEDAIEDMKAQLQSDYSYMTQCLQEERYRYERLEEQLNDLTELHQNEMSNLKQELASMEEKVAYQSYESARDIQEAVESCLTRITKLELQQQQQQVVQLEGVENANARALLGKLINVILALMAVLLVFVSTIANFITPLMKTRSRVGATLALALFLVTLWKHWDWLELCLLPS
- the LOC132131778 gene encoding transmembrane and coiled-coil domains protein 2-like isoform X2, whose translation is MNHDRLDGARDRQLEERGGVNADRQRERERQEGYGPLTHVCSQAAHPGLKTMLDKSEVSTLSLPPSVSHGGSDGNISMEAGSDGAGGEVQRTRVALEHLQQKILKITEQIRVEQEARDDNVAEYLKLANNADKQQASRIKHVFEKKNQKSAQTIAHLYKKLEHYHKKLKEIEQNGPARQPKDVFRDMQQGLKDVRANMRAGISGFGGGVVEGVKGGVSALTHTAVVSKPREFASLIRNKFGSADNIAHMKDTLEDVHTEETPRALSGSATLVSSPKYGSDDECSSATSGSPVGSNSGGAGATIGSPRLDGHHHHHHHHQSSSSSWDALLEGLQEIKVSQVHMEDAIEDMKAQLQSDYSYMTQCLQEERYRYERLEEQLNDLTELHQNEMSNLKQELASMEEKVAYQSYESARDIQVTNNHKEKQWSPASPALPNWSCSSNSSRWCSWREWRTLMPEPCWENSSTSSWP
- the LOC132131961 gene encoding cyclin-dependent kinase inhibitor 1-like — protein: MAMDKRILRSLGNGRARRNLFGPVDREQLQLEYLDALRKDLEEASRRWSFDFLSETPLEGGDFLWEGVSKEKLPVLYRASREVQPRGKENILGTPERFSTVSQDVEKTPEKRTELKRKQTNITDFYQAKKRQVATPRKSGQ